In the Artemia franciscana chromosome 1, ASM3288406v1, whole genome shotgun sequence genome, one interval contains:
- the LOC136030590 gene encoding uncharacterized protein LOC136030590 → MTMGTPTGTLAFGGGESGLTNCLIFIGWMKHFISYARPQAQNPCLLILDNHESHLSIDAIQLAKDSHIIMLTLPPHTLHKLQPLDKTVFFLLKLHYNRAISNWMVNNPGIPVSMYEIPQFLGTSYPLSFALSNIVSGFRVSGISPFNNDIFTDDECAPSSITDRPEPEATTGSGTVESPSDSDAEVGSNVSTIEPIWMSTTPQTPKGGQTMDPSSAVSPGDIRPFPKAGPRKARDGGRACGSCQVLTDTPEKKKIEEKAVGQIIK, encoded by the coding sequence ATGACCATGGGAACACCCACTGGAACTCTGGCTTTTGGAGGAGGTGAAAGTGGATTGACCAATTGTTTAATCTTCATTGGGTGGATGAAACACTTCATATCCTATGCACGCCCACAAGCACAGAATCCCTGTCTTCTTATCCTTGACAATCATGAATCCCATCTGTCAATTGATGCAATACAGCTGGCAAAAGACAGTCACATCATCATGCTAACCCTTCCACCACACACCTTGCACAAACTACAGCCACTGGACAAGACTGTGTTTTTCCTGTTAAAGCTTCATTACAACAGAGCAATTTCGAACTGGATGGTGAATAACCCAGGCATTCCAGTTTCAATGTATGAGATCCCTCAGTTCCTAGGGACATCATACCCACTGAGTTTTGCTCTGAGTAACATTGTGTCAGGATTCCGTGTTTCTGGGATTTCACCATTTAACAATGACATATTCACTGATGATGAATGTGCACCATCTTCAATTACAGATAGGCCAGAACCTGAAGCTACAACTGGCAGTGGAACAGTAGAGTCACCCTCAGACTCTGACGCAGAAGTTGGTAGCAATGTCTCAACCATTGAGCCTATATGGATGTCGACCACCCCTCAAACTCCCAAAGGAGGGCAAACAATGGATCCTTCCAGTGCTGTATCACCAGGTGACATTAGACCATTCCCCAAAGCTGGGCCAAGAAAAGCTAGAGATGGAGGTAGAGCTTGTGGGTCTTGCCAAGTGTTGACAGACACacctgagaaaaagaaaattgaagaaaaggcAGTTGGAcagattatcaaataa